The Oryza glaberrima chromosome 5, OglaRS2, whole genome shotgun sequence DNA segment ggtatccgtgctctctAAGCGTGTATACCAACTATTCCACATACATCGTTGTTTGTCGATAATTTAGGAAATGGGTctgagaagccttgaaaacccgacatgtggtgtcggtgtgtttgaaaataaaataaattgtgaaaactcgcgataCGGGAGTTGTGCCTGTGTGGCGTTGTCCCGTATTTGCATATAAGGACCAATTCATGTGGGAAATTCATCTGAGCATATACCAAGTGCGACCACACGGTTAGAATGGGACGCTCCTGGTTGAGTAAATAGCAAACCAGggaagccttgatgccaagaggcAAGTGGATTCACCAAGGTGGTGTCCGGGAgaacccctgggcttcctggcacggTATGGTCTaggacctaacctgttgttggtctgggacccctctcgttagCATATggcgactctgtgtcggttttcgaaatgccttgtcattaAATCCTTAAGGTCTCCCGACGTGGCTGATCTCCATGGGCTGGGTGATCCGAGTTattaatgtcgtgtgggtaaagtgtgccccatctgcagaggttaactaactatTCGagtagccgtgcccacggtcatgtgCTGATTTGAGGTGTTTCCCGTTGCATAGTTCTGTTTACCTGTGCTTTGTGAGAATTTGTTGTGGATGGGAATCgttaccagaatcagcctatgtagCAGATGGATGACCTAAGTGGTCAGAAACGGATCTATATGATTCGGATGTCTATGGGCGTTATatactaggcttcccgagtggaagcagATTGTTCTGCTGCTGGGCAGCAGGACTCTGgaagtccgagaaaatgaaaaggcTCTAGGAGCCGAAAAGTAATTAATCCGACCCGAGAGATCGGTACATTACtatttgagttgttgaaaagcatctcttaagtcgaatcgagacgcaagtctcttttcgacccaaacctgaaaagaaataaatcacctAGTGATTTCAAataaaagatttgcaaaacaaccttgcctctcttctaAGCTGAAATTGAAGaagaagtgaagtgaagattagggtttcgtttTGGTTCCCAGCCAttgcctgtggtgttgggtgttagtccgttggttccgctgctgttgctgttgttggtgtttgcctcgtccgcgtcgtcggttGTATTCTCGGGCTGTCCTGAGCTATAAcataagttaaggtaaataagtcctctatttattttaagaattacaatgattcatatttgtcaccatgggtaccagcgctatgtcctgggactggtactgagattgtggttcgcgccgtttttcctatGACACGCTACTGTCAAGTGCCGTTGTACGGCTGTGCTGGATCGGGGTGTGACACTTGATCGATTGTACCCGGACGGGGTCCATTTGGTCATCTATACATCAATGTTCAGACCGCAAGCAAATTACCCACTCCCATTTTGCTTCAGTTACCTCATGAATCCGCTGctgacggccgccgccgccgtcgtcttgtGCTTCCTCCTCCATGGCGCGGCCGCCTCCGGCGACCGGCCGTTCCCTCCACGGTTCACCTCCATCTTCAGCTTCGGGAGCTCCTACTCCGACACCGGCAACTTCGTCCTCCAGTCCGCCGGCCTCCCGTCCATCCCCTTCAACCACTCCCCCTACGGCGACACCTTCTTCCGCCGCCCCACCGGCCGCCCCTCCGACGGCCGCCTCCCCATCGACTTCATCGGTACGTGTTCCACGCAGTCGCcgatgccgtcgccgccgttcttGATTAATTTCTCGTTGCTGTGTGATTGATGCTGTTTTGGCAATGGCGCGCGGCAGCGGAGGCGCTAGGGCTCCCACTCGTGCCGCCGTTCCTGGCGAAGGAGGcgaacgacttcggcggcggcggtggcgccaacTTCGCCATCGTCGGCGGCACGGCGCTGGACGTCGGGTTCTTCATCCGGCACAACAACGCGAGCGTGCCGCCGTTCCAGAGCTCCCTCCGCGTGCAGATCGGGTGGTTCCGGAGCCTCCTGAGGCGCGGCGGCaacgccaccgcggccgccgcggcggagcgccTCGCGACGGCGCTGTTCGTCGTCGGCGAGTTCGGCGGCAGCGACTACAGGTACCTCCTCTCCGGCGGCAAGAGCCTCGAGCAGGCCAAGTCCTTCGTGCCGGAGGTCGTGCGAGCCATCTGCCGAGGCGTCGAGGTAactaaaacagaaaaaacacaaacaCCATTGCCCAATGTCCATTGCATTTTTGCTCGCAtgtgtcgccgccggcgccgacgaagacgacgatgtGTGTGCAGAGGTTAGTGGAGGAAGGAGCGCGGTACGTGGTGGTGACGGGGACGCTGCCGGCGGGGTGCATGCCGATGGAGCTGACCAAGtacgcggcggccgcggcgggggcggcgaacgcgtcatcgacggcggcggcggcgtacgatCGCCGGACGGGGTGCCTCCGGCGGCTCAACGGGCTGGCTCAGTACCACAACTGGGTGCTCCGGGAGGCCGTGGAGCGCATGCGCGGCAAGTACCCGACAACGAAGCTCGTCTACGCCGACTTCTACAAGCCGGTGGCGAGCCTCGTCCGGCGACCGGCCAAGTTCGGTGAGTCGccgacaattttttttcctgctttaATTACCTTCATTTTATATCATAAGTCgtttaatttttcttctttaagtttgactaaatttatagaaaaatatactaacatttttaataccaaacaaacatattatcaaaatatattcaatgttgaATTTATTAAATTAGTAGTGTTGtaaatattgctaattttttctataaatttggtcagatctaaaaaattttcaataagaaaaatatCGACATATcgaacgacttataatatgaagcgGATGGAGTATTTTCTACCGGAAggaaaaacgaaaaagaaaattgTAATTATTTGCTTCGAGTACATATCGGATGGACTGACATGGTTACACCCACACACATATGGACATATCCTAGCTAGCACAACTCTAAAGAGATCGAAGGCCTAACATCATGTAGCGGGTACATACTTTGTCAAGCCCGGGTTCAAATTATCGTTTCGGTATTTGCATCGGGTATCGGAAATTTTGGTTATTTTGGCCCAAAATAATTTGAacttttaacaaaattttaacaaatttgaccaaatcagaaaaaaaatctaaaatactTCCCTCAAAacaatttcaaaaatttcagtCAGGAATTTTAAACCACGGTCAACCCTACTACCTGAACTTGAATTGGGTCGTTGGATTGTACCACGGGTAATCTGATTAGCTGAGCTCGAAAAACAAATCCTAATAGGCTCAAATTTTGAtgaattatatttgattttctcTTTTATAGATCATCGACATCGATCAGCCATCGTCGTAGCTAGCTCATAAATGCGAGTGTGCGACAGTAGCCATGTACACACGTAAAGATATATAATGCATTAGTGAAGTCAAATTGGTTGATGAAACCTAAAGCGATAGAACAATTAACTGCGTTAGCTTGACTACTTAGCACTTCCAAGAGCTTTGCAACTCACGAAATTTTAGAATCTTTAGGTGCGTTGAGCCATGAACTATGTCGGGAAGGCAATGCCGAAGAAGCTACAAGATTATTCTGGCTTGTGGATCGAGAAACTAGCTACAAAGTCTGAAATCACAGTATCTTTTTATGAAAACAATCTGGCATGCAGCTGTAATTTTGTTGGGTATCACACAAAATAATCTACCAGCCAGCTTGGGTCAACTCTGCTAGCATATAAAATTACAAAACACTTGTACAAACCCAATGAACCCTGTTAGGTTTGTTGACATCAATTCTCGCTCATTTCAATCTAAACCAGGTTAGTCCTTTTGGTCATATGTATTTAACGTCTAAATTAATATTTTCTAGTAACTTCGTCAATCTTAAAATATTCTTGTCGGCTTTCAGAAATGTTTATAGGGATAGGGTATACATAGGTGCGTTCACATGGGTGAGTGTACATGCGTTATGATGACTAACGTTTATaatgtgtttcttaaaaaagatTTAAATATTATTGACCACCGATAACttctcatatactccctccgtcctaaaatataatcatttttggATTCTGACACAGTCTTTGAGATACTACTTTAACggtttgaccaacaatatctataatttgaataaaaagagttgtatattatgatagtttgtttaatgataaatctattaacatcaattttatatgattgatcttttttctattaatagtcaaagttaaacatAATtaacttgtcactatgctaaaaatgtttatattttgggacggagggagtagttagtaaaagaaaagaagtgattacatagattttttttcttgaaaagcaCATTCTATGTACTTAGTAGATTttgaaaatcttataatataaacatagaagtcaaagttttaaaagtttgactgaATTTTGTCTTAAACATAACCGGAGGACTAACTTGTTTCAAACAAACTTGCCATTTTTTTTGTCGGACgatataaaatttacatatcccTCGTGTCCCATGTCAATACACTCCATATGTATAACAACATAACAACATAATATGTCAATACACTTCATATCAGATACGAGTCTAGATGCTCTTGTATCATTTTGGTTGTGTATATCCTTT contains these protein-coding regions:
- the LOC127773848 gene encoding GDSL esterase/lipase At5g45910-like, yielding MFRPQANYPLPFCFSYLMNPLLTAAAAVVLCFLLHGAAASGDRPFPPRFTSIFSFGSSYSDTGNFVLQSAGLPSIPFNHSPYGDTFFRRPTGRPSDGRLPIDFIAEALGLPLVPPFLAKEANDFGGGGGANFAIVGGTALDVGFFIRHNNASVPPFQSSLRVQIGWFRSLLRRGGNATAAAAAERLATALFVVGEFGGSDYRYLLSGGKSLEQAKSFVPEVVRAICRGVERLVEEGARYVVVTGTLPAGCMPMELTKYAAAAAGAANASSTAAAAYDRRTGCLRRLNGLAQYHNWVLREAVERMRGKYPTTKLVYADFYKPVASLVRRPAKFGFTQQPLKACCGGGGPYNYNPGAACGSPGASTCGDPSAYVNWDGIHLTEAAYKYVAGGWLNGVYAYPSILSLLAQ